The following proteins are encoded in a genomic region of Ctenopharyngodon idella isolate HZGC_01 chromosome 12, HZGC01, whole genome shotgun sequence:
- the tmem235b gene encoding transmembrane protein 235, whose amino-acid sequence MKMTFGFVVVSGGLTGVLSFSCLALAIGTEYWYIIEDKRANHTDPARSNSGLWGVTEDVQSHTEDTGYSESERQMEIMHKAIAVLLPLSLVMLVFGGICGLVSSLARSRTLLIGSASYFLLCSLLTLSGVSLYIRYSQKALEETERRMGREQMAQVYTSYGWSMGMAWISFLLEVITGLLLLLAARLVPLTQYEESVPPI is encoded by the exons ATGAAAATGACATTCGGTTTCGTGGTCGTCAGCGGGGGTTTAACTGGTGTTCTTAGTTTCAGCTGTTTAGCGCTCGCCATTGGAACTGAATACTGGTACATCATTGAAGACAAGCGCGCGAACCACACTGACCCGGCGCGCAGTAACTCTGGACTTTGGGGAGTTACAGAAG ATGTCCAAAGTCATACAGAAGACACTGGATATTCAGAATCAGAAAGGCAGATGGAAA TCATGCATAAGGCGATTGCCGTCTTACTGCCCCTGAGTCTGGTGATGCTGGTGTTTGGAGGTATCTGCGGTCTCGTCAGTTCCCTAGCCAGAAGCCGGACACTCCTGATTGGATCTGCTTCATATTTCCTCCTGTGCA GTCTTCTCACTCTCTCTGGGGTGAGCCTGTACATCAGGTACTCTCAGAAGGCTCTGGAAGAGACTGAAAGGCGGATGGGCCGCGAGCAAATGGCTCAAGTGTACACATCATACGGCTGGTCTATGGGCATGGCCTGGATCTCCTTTCTTCTGGAGGTGATCACTGGCCTTCTTCTACTGCTGGCTGCCAGGCTGGTGCCTTTAACTCAGTATGAAGAGTCTGTCCCTCCCATATAG
- the birc5a gene encoding baculoviral IAP repeat-containing protein 5a: MDLGSDDQTKMYFYENRLQTFVGWPFEEGCICTPENMAKAGFIHTPSENSPDIAQCFFCLKELEGWEPEDDPEKEHKTHSSSCDFILLKKTVDSLTVEEFLKLQKERQKFIVKKSCTQAIDKFQEAVKIKRNQIIQTAMGEE; this comes from the exons ATGGACCTGGGTAGTGACGACCAGACCAAAATGTACTTTTATGAGAACAGACTTCAAACATTCGTTGGGTGGCCGTTTGAAGAGGGCTGCATTTGCACTCCAGAAAAC ATGGCCAAAGCTGGATTTATTCACACCCCGTCGGAGAATAGTCCGGATATAGCTCAGTGTTTCTTCTGTCTGAAAGAGCTGGAAGGATGGGAACCTGAGGATGACCCCGA GAAAGAGCATAAAACACATTCTTCCTCCTGTGATTTTATCTTGCTGAAGAAGACAGTGGACAGTCTGACTGTGGAGGAGTTTCTGAAACttcagaaagagagacagaagtTTATCGTT AAAAAATCATGTACCCAGGCGATTGATAAATTTCAAGAGGCTGTGAAAATCAAAAGAAACCAGATCATCCAGACGGCAATGGGGGAGGAATGA